The sequence TTTCATTTTCAGTTATTTGGGTGTAGTGGCTATTTTATATGCAAACGACGATTACAATTATGAAAACTGATGGTGTGTCATATGACCATGTTTAGTTCTCCTTCTCATCATTTTTATTGTCAAATTATTATCCTTGAAATTTTACAATATGGAAAATCATATGTGACATTATCTCACAGTTTTTGGGTAAATATTGTTATGACATTGTTTTGGAGAATTTGTTTGGTGAGATTTCTATGGAAATATTAGGGTTTCTATGCAGTTTTTTCATGATTTCGCTTCATTCATATGGAATTTATAGTATTCAAATCAAGAAAAACATTATAGCCAAACTTTTTTTatggtttcatctttaatgGTTTATTTTCTAAGTCTCTAGTGTGTTACAAACAGAGTCAGAAAATGTTAAATATTTGATGGTTCCATCATAcaggattattttttttaattcactATCAaattgcagaaaattagaattatggtttgaaagaaaatacagcatttttgttactttaccaACCATCAAAAGAAGCAAATACTATGAGAACACTAATCAGTAAGATCGATAAAGTCGCAATTAATGCAAAAACTTCTAGAAGCTGGTTAGCAACCTCTCATTTTGTTCTAGGATTCTTCCCATTTGTGGGGCATTTGTGGTATGTGGGATGGGTCCATGCAGTTGTTCcagattttgaaaaaataattaatcatGATTTGAAACTTGTTCTTTCCATGACCCCTCCTAGTTGAGATTTTCTTATTTATATCtattctattgttttttttctattttggcTTGACTATCTCAGCCAAGCCATCATCTTTTATGAAATAAAAGGGGTCAAGCccaagaaataaaaaaacaaatttattcaacaaaCAAAAGAAGAGAGTGGCTCATAAAATTGGTCATGcctaacaaataaagaaacaaatttattcaacaaacaaaaagaataaGGTCAAGTTTTTGGTGGTTGGGTTGCAATAAGGTCAAGTTCCTGTTGCCTTTCATGATGGTGGTAATATTGAGGATCACGATTAGGGTTTTATGGATTATCTCATTCTCATGATTTtatcatctttattttttttggtcaattttttttatgctGTCTCTATTGATAATTGTATATTTGAGAACAAGAAAAGAGTTACAACCAAACTTTATTATGTTTTTTTATTACCAAAACAAATTATTATGATATCAACAATTGAAGGTTTACTGCATAAAAGTTATCATCAAAAGCCGATTTGTTTTCTTCAATCTAATAAAGGTTATGGAAGATAAGGTGTATTGGTTTCGGGTTGATTCGGGTCGGTTCGGGTTTAGACTAGACTTCCTATTATTCATCGGATTCGGGATTTAAAGGGcatcatatccatatccattaaCCCGGAAGCCGACCCAGACGCGCGTACCTTTGCGTAAGTTTCTTCCCTCATCCCAGAACGATCAAAGCTTCGAGTCGAAGACCTAAACGCTAGCCCCTAGAGTCCGGGCGGCGGTCGTCGATCGAAGGGGAATCCGCGCTCGCAGTGGGCTGTCGCCGATCAGCGATCGCCGGTCGACGGTATCCACTCGTCAAGATGAGGTGagttctttttcctcctcctcttctcttctcttctagaCATTTTTTATATGTAATAAGTAATCTTGGGGAGGAGGGCGGCTTTCGGCCTGGCATTTCGTGGCTGCCGCCGACAGCTGCGGTGGTTCGTGTGGCTACAGATGAATATCTCTTTCACTGTCACTGGCGAAAGTCAGCGTCAGAGTTGGTTACTGGTTTCGTTTGAGAGTTATACCTAATTTTTGAACCCTAATGCATTAAAACTCATACTTTTAAATCTTGGACATAATTGCACCAGTAGCGTCCGCCAGGAGCCAGATTCACCTATATTTCTACGACATCCGCTGTCCACTATGATCATACCCGGATCATGTCATGCATGAACAGGCTCTGTAAGATCCCGTAGAATAGAGTAAGTGACGTGGCATGATCCAATGTTCTATCTATTCCACttacttcattttatttttagcaTAGAAATGCATTCATTTCCTCTGTATCGATCCCAATCTATGATGCTATCCGAGTGAAATAACGGATCTAAGGAAGAAGAGTGGCTGAGCTATTCCTGTAATAGGATCGCCTTTGGTAGAGTTATTTTGTGGAAGTGCTTGTGTGGGCCAATCCACTTTGACTCGTTTTTATAGTTTACACACTTTTGTATTGCCTCTTCTTACTGCCGTATTTATGTTACTGCGCTTTTCAATGATACATAAGCAAGGTATTTCGGGTCCTTTATAGAGAAGACAGATCATGGATATTTGTAATTGATCATATATCATACAATATGACTAGTTAAAAGGTGACATGAAACCGTAACACATGGCACGTGACTTTAAAGATTGAATGATGACTTTAACAAGTGGGTTATTGCTTATTCTAGAAAATGACCCTATATGAATCTGCGCATAGCAGGAACCGGAAAATTTTTATATTGCCTGGCTATTCGTGGATTTTTCATAGAGCGTCTTCTTTGTACATAGACCTGTCTAGTGTTTTAAAGGAAAGGGCATTGTATCCTATTCTTAcaacttttctttccttctatgtagcctctcttttctctctctcttcttttttcttttttgagtgcGCATGTGTTCAGGGCGGGGTGGGGGGTTCAGATTTCTCTGTCATTTCATTGTTCTAGGTCTGAGATGCTTGACAATCAAGTTCTTCTAGAACCAATAAGGGAAGCTAGAATACCTTAGGCAATGCTCAAGGTTAGGCGAACTTGGGAAGTCTATAAAATAACTTTGGGCTTTGGTGCTTTAGAGGTAAGAAGATGTCATCGTGCTTggatcccccctctctctctcatgtgcACAGACATAAACAAAGATCAGTTACTATAATCTTGGAATCATTCCTGGTCTTGGAGCAATCCATGGACTCGTGCCTCTGCTCATGTTTTTGTTCCATGAGACACTTGGAGTGGCGAACATCATAATTTGTCGGTCTTTAATACTCATTTGTTTCTGCTCCATCTTCTGCTTCTATTTTTGCTCATGGCTTTTAAGCTATCTATGCAAATCTTACTTTTCTGTGCTCCTTGTGACACATCTTTTACATCTATTTTTGCTCTTCTActtttctctctcctatttCTTCATCTTTCTCTCATATTATCTTCTATATGTTTCCTTTTATCTAAATTAAAGATCTTTCCTCCCGAACATCATCCATAAACTTCTAAATTTTGTACAAACCCTCACCAGATTTTTATGTATTCTGACATCAATATAGTTACAATGTTACAACTTGTTTATAAAATTATAACATGGTCAACCTAAGGTCAATATAATTAGATATTCTATATAGGAAAGTTTTGTTATATGTAACGCCATATCAAATTTCTGCACAGGGTTGGTTAATGATGAGTCTCTCGTTTGCCCGATGTTTTTTCTTACAAAACAAATTTTTTGATTTCCAGTGTCCATTTTGATAAAATGTTCTAAGTaaacaatcttctataagaactAATTAGTTATATTTCTATTATTAGATTGGTTTAAAATCATGTTTCAGTAAATTCCAGTAAGAAAGAATAAATGTCAGCTTGAAATCATGACTCATTTCGCTCAAAGTCTCTTCTTCAGgctcaattttttcttttgatggagAAATCTAGTTTTCCAGCACAAAAAGGGAAATAAGTACCTTCTTGCTGCCATTATTGTGAATACCTGTACCGAATGCACTCTATTTCTGAATGAAAGAGCTGCATACAGACATTTGATTAAGTGTTCATTTTTTGTGACTTCATTTCCCTACTATGAGGACCAACTTGAGTAGGGTTGGAAGTGGGTCAGGTCGGGCTATACCCTATTCGAACCTAGCCTGATTTTTTTTGGGGCTTCGCGCCAAGCTTAGGCCTAAAATTTTTTGGATAATCCCAGCCTAAACCCAGCCCAAATCCGATTGGGATGGCCCAAATTATCCGTTTGGACCAAAAATAGGTCCGGCTCGAAAACGATTGAAGTTTAATATTTGATAATATTGCTTCATAAGTAAATGAACTAGTTAAAAATTAGGCTCTCTCCTATAATACAAGTAAATGATACATGATATATTATTCTTAGCtaaatccattttaatttatcctTTACTTCCTTATTATTCTCTCTAAATAACAGCATATAAAAACAAATTGATTAGGGCTTGAATTCAGGCTATGTTTCAGGCCTTGTtcgggctcgggcttgagcCGGGCCGATAACATACCTGAGCCGGACCCAAAAAATAAATGGGCTTTACATTTAAGCCCAAATCCGATTTAAACTCTTTCGTGCCTAGCCTGAAGCCCGGCCCAACCCAATGGGCCTTGGGCCCCGCCGAGCCCATTTTCAACTCTAAACTTGAGCCTATCCATTGTAACTTGCCTTTGGATTTCATGAAAGACTTAATTACAAGCCTTGTATCTGGAACTTTTTTGAATGAATTGGATGGATCTCATACAAGAGAACCTGTTAAATTTGCcagatgacattaaatttcataaattaaaaaaaaggatgaaTGTAGAATCAGATAAAGTATACAAAACATCTCATTACATGAAAGAACTCAGGAAAGTTGTGGAGTAGATGGTCAAATTTTGCAAATAACCATGAATGTTGGAAAATGTTAGGTTGCAATAAAAGTGTGTTTATATATTGTGTTGGTAGTAACTCAAAAGCCATATTTGGTGAAAAGTACCAAAACTTATCAGAGAAATTCAGAATAGGTTGGTAAATTGTCTCGTTAGACATGCTTTTTACTAGGGAGTTAGGTGCATGGATTGGTTAACTGATATGGGTAACTAGAACCTTAAAAAGTTTCGCTTAACACTTGCAGATTGATTGGTGCAAAAATCCTATAGGAGATGCATTTATAGGGAGTTTCCCACCTGTTGCcatgttttttttattcaaaCTAAAATGTCATTGCACCACATGAGACCAGTTTATTGCTGCCTAAGAAAAGTGGAATTCAGGTGAATGGTTGTAATTGCGTACATATAGGGGTGGCAGTTATTGACTCACAAGCCTGACAAAAACTGGCATGAAGTTAGCAGGTGTGGGTTTGGCATGATTGGGTTCACATCATAAACCAGTTAACATGACTAACCTGTTTATTGGATAGGTTGGCTTCGGGTTTTATCGATTTGGCACACTTGACCTGGATTCAGTTGACACAATTACAATCTCAACCTGAAACAGGTTCATTATAAACCTATGTAACTCTGTATGGGTATAATTATTTGTTAGAATTATGTTTTAAACAATTGTATAAAGCTTTTAATTGGATGTGAAGTTATTAGCTTAGCATTGGTTAATAGATTGACCAAGTAATTATTGGGCTAATTGTGTCAGTATGGGTTTAAGCATGTCAAAAGTAATAGGCCAACCATGTCATCTCCggcctgacctgtttattaaacagttaCACAGGTCAGGTTGGAACTATTGGCCTGTTTAACTGTATTGAGTTTGGATTGATAGTTTCCTTAGATTACCTATGTCTTGACCGACCCAACTCAATCAATTGCACTCTATGAAAAATATATTAGACTCAATAAACAGAGCATTTTGTTTCCATCTTTTTGTCTTTGTGTGAAAAGTTGTACACTCCTTTTTCCTTAGTCGTCATCCTGAAGTGAAGTGGGCACAAAGGGTCGACAAGGTTTACATCACTATACAGTTGCCTGATGCAAAAGATGCGAAGGTTAATCTGGAACCTGACGGCATTTTCACTTTTTCTGCAACTGCTGGAGCTGAAAAAAACTTGTATGAGTTGAAAATGGACCTTTATGATAAAGTAAATGTAGAGGTAAGTTTTGTTCTTAAGCATTGTGGAGCAAAAACATCTTGTTTGAATGTTTGGAACTTATCCTCcatcattcctttttttttttccttacacCTATATTGTTAATTATCAGGGAAGCAAAATTAACACAGGTGTGCGTTCTATCTTCTGCGTGGTAGAAAAAGTGGAGAAAGGATGGTGGAAGAAGCTATTACGTGGTGATGAGAAAACTCCTCACTATGTGAAAGTAGATTGGGATAAGTGGGT is a genomic window of Phoenix dactylifera cultivar Barhee BC4 chromosome 4, palm_55x_up_171113_PBpolish2nd_filt_p, whole genome shotgun sequence containing:
- the LOC103696151 gene encoding uncharacterized protein OsI_027940-like, with protein sequence MSRHPEVKWAQRVDKVYITIQLPDAKDAKVNLEPDGIFTFSATAGAEKNLYELKMDLYDKVNVEGSKINTGVRSIFCVVEKVEKGWWKKLLRGDEKTPHYVKVDWDKWVDEDDDGPGELDLGGMDFSNFGGMGGDGMDDDLDDSDDEEEEAEKTDNAKKVRDVQQTEEASSEAKMEAAPST